A region of Geobacillus sp. 46C-IIa DNA encodes the following proteins:
- a CDS encoding L,D-transpeptidase yields the protein MRVWLAICLVIAAVLGAPFQTAAEAKPFVIVNKAINKLALVRDGRIEAVYPVATGVNAALTPEGLFTVTVKAENPYYRKKDIPGGAPNNPLGTRWIGFDARGTDGRIYGVHGTNNPASIGGYVSQGCVRMYNRDVEHLYERVPIGARVLILRSNESFYDIAKRYGAIQ from the coding sequence ATGCGAGTATGGTTGGCCATTTGTCTCGTGATCGCCGCCGTATTGGGGGCTCCTTTTCAGACAGCGGCGGAGGCGAAGCCGTTTGTCATTGTGAACAAAGCGATCAATAAGCTCGCGCTCGTCCGCGACGGCCGCATCGAAGCCGTCTATCCGGTGGCGACCGGGGTGAATGCGGCGTTGACGCCGGAAGGGCTGTTTACCGTGACGGTGAAGGCGGAAAACCCGTACTATCGGAAAAAGGACATCCCGGGCGGAGCGCCGAACAATCCGCTTGGCACGAGATGGATCGGTTTTGATGCGCGCGGGACGGATGGGCGCATCTATGGCGTCCATGGAACAAACAACCCTGCATCGATCGGGGGCTACGTTTCGCAAGGCTGCGTGCGCATGTACAACCGCGATGTCGAGCATTTGTACGAACGAGTGCCGATCGGCGCACGCGTGCTCATTCTCCGCAGCAACGAGTCGTTTTACGACATTGCCAAGCGATACGGCGCCATCCAATGA
- the prli42 gene encoding stressosome-associated protein Prli42 — protein MSRKTQKFVVYLMLICMLLTTLLAGISLWF, from the coding sequence TTGTCGCGGAAAACGCAAAAATTCGTCGTTTACTTGATGCTCATTTGCATGCTGCTGACGACGCTCCTTGCCGGCATCAGCCTATGGTTTTAA
- the mce gene encoding methylmalonyl-CoA epimerase, translating to MHVKKVDHIGIAVRSIEKALPFYTEVLGLPFLGIEEVESEQVKVAFLQAGEAKLELLEPLSPESAVAKFIEKRGEGIHHVALGVEDIAERIRELKEHGIRMIQDAPKRGAGGAWVAFMHPKSTGGVLYELCERPKMEGHQ from the coding sequence ATGCACGTGAAAAAAGTCGACCATATCGGCATCGCCGTCCGCTCGATTGAGAAAGCGCTTCCGTTTTATACGGAGGTGCTCGGCCTGCCGTTTCTTGGCATCGAGGAAGTCGAGTCGGAGCAGGTGAAAGTGGCGTTTTTGCAGGCCGGAGAGGCGAAACTGGAGCTGCTTGAGCCGCTGTCGCCGGAGAGCGCGGTGGCGAAATTTATCGAAAAGCGCGGTGAAGGGATTCATCACGTGGCGCTTGGCGTCGAGGACATCGCCGAGCGCATCCGTGAGCTCAAGGAGCATGGCATCCGCATGATTCAAGATGCGCCGAAACGCGGCGCCGGCGGGGCATGGGTGGCGTTCATGCATCCGAAATCGACCGGCGGCGTGTTGTACGAACTTTGTGAACGGCCGAAAATGGAGGGACACCAATGA
- a CDS encoding acyl-CoA carboxylase subunit beta, whose protein sequence is MSDMYDKINELYDRRREIELGGGDEKIEQQHAKGKLTARERIDLLLDEGTFVELNPFIEHRCTDFGLGEKKGPGDGVVTGYGKINGRTVFVFSQDFTVFGGALGEMHAKKITNIMDLAAKTGAPVIGLNDSGGARIQEGVLSLDGYGHIFYRNAIYSGVIPQISVIMGPCAGGAVYSPAITDFVFMVEKTSQMFITGPKVIEAVTGEKISAEDLGGARVHNTISGNAHFAAANEEEALAEVRRLISYLPSNNNEKPPFGPIPDGDDYRPDLADVVPIDAVRPYDVRHVIAQVVDDGSFLEVQKDFAKNIVIGFARIKGEVVGLVCNQPKFMAGGLDIDSSDKAARFIRFCDSFNIPIITFEDVTGFFPGVKQEHGGIIRHGAKILYAYSEATVPKITVILRKAYGGAYVALNSKSIGADVVYAWPNAEVAVMGPQGAANIIFASEIEKSPNPEETRAQKIAEYREKFANPYVAAKYGMIDDVIDPRDTRIKLIQALEMLRHKHEERPKKKHGNIPL, encoded by the coding sequence ATGAGCGACATGTACGACAAAATCAATGAATTATATGACCGCCGACGCGAGATTGAACTGGGCGGCGGCGACGAGAAAATCGAACAGCAGCACGCGAAAGGGAAGCTGACCGCGCGCGAGCGGATTGATTTGCTTTTGGACGAAGGAACGTTTGTCGAACTCAATCCGTTCATCGAGCACCGCTGCACCGATTTTGGCCTTGGGGAAAAGAAGGGGCCGGGCGATGGGGTCGTCACCGGCTACGGGAAGATCAACGGCCGCACGGTGTTTGTGTTTTCGCAAGATTTCACCGTCTTCGGCGGGGCGCTTGGGGAAATGCACGCGAAAAAAATCACGAACATCATGGATTTGGCGGCGAAAACCGGGGCGCCGGTCATCGGCTTGAACGATTCGGGCGGCGCCCGCATTCAAGAAGGGGTCTTGTCGCTGGACGGGTACGGGCACATTTTTTACCGCAACGCCATTTACTCCGGGGTCATTCCGCAAATTTCCGTCATCATGGGGCCGTGCGCCGGTGGAGCCGTCTATTCGCCGGCTATCACCGATTTTGTGTTCATGGTCGAAAAAACGAGCCAAATGTTCATCACTGGCCCGAAAGTGATTGAAGCGGTGACCGGGGAGAAAATCAGCGCCGAAGATTTAGGCGGCGCCCGCGTGCACAACACGATCAGCGGCAACGCCCACTTTGCGGCGGCGAATGAAGAGGAGGCGCTCGCCGAGGTGCGGCGGCTCATTAGCTATTTGCCGTCAAACAATAACGAAAAGCCGCCGTTTGGCCCGATTCCCGACGGGGACGACTACCGGCCCGATTTAGCCGATGTCGTGCCGATTGACGCCGTCCGCCCGTACGATGTGCGCCATGTCATCGCCCAAGTCGTCGATGACGGATCGTTTCTGGAAGTGCAAAAAGATTTTGCGAAAAACATCGTGATCGGTTTTGCCCGCATCAAAGGCGAAGTGGTGGGGCTTGTGTGCAACCAGCCGAAGTTTATGGCCGGCGGCCTTGACATCGATTCGTCCGACAAAGCGGCGCGGTTCATCCGTTTTTGCGATTCGTTCAACATCCCGATCATTACGTTTGAGGACGTCACCGGCTTTTTCCCGGGCGTCAAGCAGGAGCACGGCGGCATCATCCGCCACGGGGCGAAAATTTTGTACGCCTACTCGGAGGCGACGGTGCCGAAAATCACCGTCATTTTGCGCAAAGCGTACGGCGGCGCCTATGTTGCCTTAAACAGCAAATCGATCGGCGCCGATGTCGTCTATGCGTGGCCGAACGCCGAAGTGGCCGTCATGGGGCCGCAAGGGGCGGCGAACATCATTTTCGCGAGCGAAATTGAAAAAAGCCCGAACCCGGAAGAGACGCGGGCGCAAAAAATTGCCGAATACCGCGAGAAATTCGCCAATCCGTACGTCGCCGCCAAATACGGCATGATCGATGACGTCATCGACCCGCGCGACACGAGAATCAAGCTCATCCAGGCGCTCGAGATGCTTCGCCATAAGCACGAAGAGCGGCCGAAGAAAAAGCATGGCAATATTCCGCTGTAA
- a CDS encoding tripeptidase T, whose translation MVNEQRLVDEFLELVQIDSETKHEGDIAKVLKQKFEALGLEVIEDDAAAKTGHGAGNLICTLAATKDGVDPIYFTSHMDTVVPGKGVKPSIQDGYVVTDGTTILGADDKAGLAAMLEAIRVLKEQRIPHGLIQFVITVGEESGLVGAKALDSSLLKAKYGYALDSDGKVGNIVVAAPTQAKLKVVVHGKTAHAGVAPERGVSAITIAAKAIAKMPLGRIDEETTANIGRFEGGTQTNIVCDRVDILAEARSLVPEKMEAQVAKMKEAFETVAAEMGGRADVEVEVMYPGFKFSDGDHVVEVAKRAAAKIGRPCELEQSGGGSDANIIAGFGIPTVNLAVGYEEIHTTNERMPIEELVKLTEMVVAIVEEVASAE comes from the coding sequence ATGGTCAATGAACAGCGTCTTGTCGACGAATTTTTGGAACTCGTGCAAATCGATTCGGAAACGAAACATGAAGGCGACATCGCGAAGGTGCTCAAACAAAAGTTTGAAGCGCTTGGCCTCGAGGTGATCGAAGACGATGCGGCCGCGAAAACAGGGCATGGAGCCGGCAACTTGATTTGCACGCTCGCGGCGACGAAAGACGGGGTCGACCCGATTTACTTCACATCGCATATGGATACGGTCGTGCCTGGCAAAGGAGTGAAGCCGTCGATTCAAGACGGCTATGTCGTCACCGATGGAACGACGATTTTAGGCGCCGATGACAAAGCCGGCTTGGCGGCGATGTTGGAAGCGATTCGGGTGTTGAAAGAGCAGCGCATCCCTCACGGCTTGATTCAATTTGTCATCACGGTCGGGGAAGAGTCGGGGCTCGTCGGAGCGAAGGCGCTCGATTCGTCGCTGCTCAAAGCGAAATACGGCTATGCGTTGGACAGCGACGGCAAAGTCGGCAACATCGTCGTCGCCGCGCCGACGCAGGCGAAGCTGAAAGTGGTTGTGCACGGCAAAACCGCCCATGCCGGTGTGGCTCCCGAGCGAGGGGTGTCGGCCATTACGATTGCGGCGAAAGCGATCGCGAAAATGCCGCTCGGCCGCATCGACGAGGAAACAACGGCCAACATCGGCCGCTTTGAAGGCGGCACGCAAACGAACATCGTCTGCGACCGCGTCGATATTTTAGCGGAAGCCCGCTCGCTCGTCCCAGAAAAAATGGAAGCCCAAGTGGCGAAAATGAAAGAGGCGTTTGAAACCGTCGCCGCGGAAATGGGCGGCCGCGCCGATGTCGAAGTGGAAGTGATGTACCCTGGCTTTAAGTTCAGCGACGGCGATCATGTCGTGGAGGTCGCCAAACGGGCGGCGGCGAAAATCGGCCGGCCGTGCGAGCTCGAGCAAAGCGGCGGCGGCAGCGATGCCAATATCATCGCCGGCTTCGGCATTCCGACCGTCAACCTCGCTGTCGGCTATGAAGAAATCCATACGACGAACGAGCGGATGCCGATTGAAGAGTTGGTCAAATTGACGGAAATGGTCGTCGCCATCGTCGAAGAAGTGGCCAGTGCCGAGTGA
- a CDS encoding chemotaxis protein CheW yields the protein MDKYVVFRVEREQYAVSIAYVVSIEKMTAPTAVPHMPDYMAGVVRIRGELVPVLDMRQLLYGRAIEETDQTRLVVTAVDGLSVAFIVDEAKEIADIGQEAIHPLQLMSAERTPYLVGMATLPDRLLTVLDPRVLFNHLEEAEEIREQVAAVQPDEAV from the coding sequence ATGGACAAATATGTGGTCTTTCGCGTCGAGCGGGAACAGTATGCCGTTTCGATTGCCTATGTCGTCTCGATTGAAAAAATGACAGCGCCAACGGCAGTGCCCCATATGCCGGACTATATGGCCGGCGTCGTGCGCATCCGCGGTGAGCTCGTGCCGGTGTTGGATATGCGGCAGCTGCTGTACGGCCGGGCCATCGAAGAAACGGACCAGACGCGCCTTGTTGTGACGGCGGTGGACGGTTTGTCTGTCGCCTTTATCGTCGATGAGGCGAAGGAGATCGCCGATATCGGACAGGAAGCCATTCATCCACTCCAACTGATGTCCGCCGAGCGGACGCCGTATTTAGTTGGAATGGCAACGTTGCCTGACCGGTTGTTGACCGTGCTCGATCCGCGCGTGTTGTTCAACCATTTGGAGGAGGCGGAAGAGATTCGAGAGCAAGTGGCCGCTGTTCAACCCGATGAAGCGGTATAG
- the gndA gene encoding NADP-dependent phosphogluconate dehydrogenase has protein sequence MAKQQIGVIGLAVMGKNLALNIESKGYSVAVYNRSREKTDEFLQEAKGKNVVGTYSIEEFVNALETPRKILLMVKAGAPTDATIEQLKPHLEKGDILIDGGNTYFKDTQRRNKELAELGIHFIGTGVSGGEEGALKGPSIMPGGQKEAHELVRPIFEAIAAKVDGEPCTTYIGPDGAGHYVKMVHNGIEYGDMQLIAEAYFLLKHVLGMDAAELHEVFADWNKGELNSYLIEITADIFTKIDEETGKPLVDVILDKAGQKGTGKWTSQNALDLGVPLPIITESVFARFLSAMKDERVKASKVLAGPAVKPFEGDRAHFIEAVRRALYMSKICSYAQGFAQMKAASEEYNWNLRYGDIAMIFRGGCIIRAQFLQKIKEAYDRDPGLPNLLLDPYFKDIVERYQDALREIVATAAMRGIPVPGFASALAYYDSYRTAVLPANLIQAQRDYFGAHTYERVDKEGIFHTEWLK, from the coding sequence ATGGCGAAACAGCAAATCGGCGTCATCGGACTGGCGGTCATGGGGAAAAACTTGGCGCTGAACATTGAAAGCAAAGGCTATTCGGTGGCAGTGTACAACCGTTCACGCGAAAAAACGGATGAGTTTTTGCAAGAAGCGAAAGGAAAAAACGTTGTCGGTACATACAGCATTGAGGAGTTCGTCAATGCCTTGGAAACACCGCGGAAAATTTTGCTGATGGTGAAAGCGGGAGCGCCGACGGACGCGACGATCGAACAGCTGAAGCCGCATCTGGAAAAAGGCGATATTTTGATCGACGGCGGCAATACGTACTTTAAAGATACCCAGCGCCGCAACAAAGAACTCGCTGAACTCGGCATTCACTTTATCGGCACTGGCGTCTCCGGCGGTGAGGAAGGGGCGCTGAAAGGTCCATCGATCATGCCAGGAGGCCAAAAAGAAGCGCATGAACTCGTGCGTCCGATTTTCGAAGCGATCGCTGCCAAAGTCGACGGCGAGCCATGTACGACATATATCGGTCCAGACGGTGCCGGTCATTATGTGAAAATGGTGCATAACGGCATTGAATACGGCGACATGCAGCTGATCGCCGAAGCGTACTTCCTGCTCAAACATGTGCTCGGCATGGACGCCGCTGAGCTGCACGAAGTGTTCGCCGACTGGAACAAAGGCGAATTGAACAGCTATTTAATTGAAATCACCGCTGACATTTTCACGAAGATCGATGAAGAAACAGGAAAGCCGTTGGTTGACGTCATTTTGGACAAAGCCGGGCAAAAAGGGACAGGCAAATGGACGAGCCAAAACGCCCTCGATCTAGGCGTGCCGCTGCCGATCATCACCGAGTCGGTATTCGCCCGCTTCCTCTCGGCGATGAAAGACGAGCGCGTCAAAGCAAGCAAAGTGCTGGCAGGCCCGGCAGTGAAGCCGTTTGAAGGCGACCGCGCCCACTTCATCGAAGCGGTGCGCCGCGCGCTTTATATGAGCAAAATTTGCTCGTACGCCCAAGGGTTTGCGCAAATGAAGGCGGCGTCTGAGGAATACAACTGGAACTTGCGCTACGGCGACATCGCCATGATTTTCCGCGGCGGCTGCATCATCCGCGCGCAATTTTTGCAAAAAATTAAAGAGGCGTACGACCGCGATCCGGGGCTTCCGAACTTGCTCTTGGATCCGTATTTCAAAGACATCGTCGAACGCTACCAAGACGCGCTCCGCGAAATCGTCGCCACCGCGGCGATGCGCGGCATTCCGGTTCCAGGATTCGCCAGCGCCCTCGCGTACTATGACAGCTACCGCACCGCGGTGCTCCCGGCCAACTTAATCCAAGCGCAGCGCGACTACTTCGGCGCCCACACGTACGAACGCGTTGACAAGGAAGGCATTTTCCATACGGAATGGTTGAAATAA
- a CDS encoding bacitracin ABC transporter permease, with product MTLFKIIDIPLAASLSFSGRALVQTLIVFSVIDVFMMGMNRLFLKKQTILSLFLTTSTTEAKHISVWNMVVGLAGIILIGSGYSVSAKLFSSDWKSVQGLFMAMAFILGAVIIGTYLFFKGTTSFLFHLWRKQKGGYLSISDVLSVSSLMFRMKSNALLLTIITTVSAVAIGLISLSYISYYSAEQSAKNNVAADFAFTDKKDAARFTAALQSHDIRYRETMIDVIEAPTDISMILDIDDQSRLQFQPSAAPLSVISDTSTGRIDVKPGEALLTGYQDMLRQFLPFKETGTIRLEENGRMVPLHYLGMKKDYYINYHFTYGMPTVIVDQTMFDRLQKETDPQKKKVHIGIHLTDETNIERADQLFQRMEFSSIADSRLMMSRHQKQTFGLIMFVVTFLGLAFLVTSGCILYFKQMGAGEEERPNYVILRKLGFTESDLLGGIRRKQLFYFGAPLLLGLSHSYFAVRSGWFFFGTELWTPMLTVMAIYTVCYSLFGVLSVRYDKQLIREAL from the coding sequence ATGACTTTGTTTAAAATCATCGATATTCCGCTAGCGGCATCTCTTTCCTTTTCCGGTCGAGCATTGGTGCAAACGTTGATTGTGTTCAGCGTGATCGATGTCTTCATGATGGGGATGAACCGCTTGTTTCTCAAAAAACAGACGATTCTATCTTTGTTCCTTACTACATCTACAACCGAAGCAAAACACATCTCCGTCTGGAACATGGTCGTGGGGCTGGCGGGAATCATCCTCATCGGCAGCGGCTACAGTGTATCAGCGAAATTGTTTAGCAGCGACTGGAAGAGCGTTCAAGGCTTATTCATGGCCATGGCGTTCATTTTAGGCGCGGTCATCATCGGCACCTACTTGTTTTTTAAAGGAACGACTAGCTTTCTCTTCCACCTATGGCGGAAACAAAAAGGCGGCTATTTGTCGATCAGCGACGTGCTGTCCGTATCATCGCTCATGTTTCGCATGAAATCAAACGCGTTGCTGCTTACGATCATCACGACCGTGTCGGCTGTCGCGATCGGGTTGATCTCACTAAGCTATATTTCCTACTATTCAGCCGAGCAATCGGCCAAAAACAACGTCGCCGCGGATTTCGCGTTCACGGACAAAAAAGATGCCGCCCGTTTTACGGCGGCGCTGCAATCTCATGATATTCGCTATCGGGAAACGATGATCGATGTCATCGAAGCACCGACTGATATTTCGATGATTTTGGACATCGACGACCAAAGCCGGCTCCAGTTTCAGCCGTCCGCCGCGCCACTATCGGTGATCAGCGACACAAGTACAGGCCGCATCGATGTCAAGCCTGGGGAAGCACTGCTGACGGGATATCAGGACATGCTCCGTCAATTCTTGCCGTTTAAAGAAACGGGAACGATTCGCTTAGAAGAAAACGGCCGCATGGTCCCGCTTCATTACCTTGGGATGAAAAAAGACTATTACATCAACTATCATTTCACGTACGGCATGCCGACCGTCATCGTCGACCAAACGATGTTTGATCGTTTGCAAAAAGAAACCGATCCACAAAAGAAAAAGGTGCATATCGGCATTCATCTGACTGACGAAACAAATATTGAACGGGCTGATCAGTTGTTTCAACGCATGGAGTTTTCCTCCATCGCCGATTCGCGGCTTATGATGAGCCGCCACCAAAAGCAAACGTTCGGATTGATCATGTTTGTCGTTACCTTTTTAGGGCTCGCCTTTTTAGTCACCTCCGGTTGCATTCTTTACTTCAAGCAAATGGGCGCCGGCGAAGAGGAACGGCCGAACTACGTCATTTTGCGCAAGCTCGGCTTCACCGAAAGCGACTTGCTCGGGGGCATTCGGCGGAAACAGCTGTTCTACTTCGGCGCTCCGCTGCTGCTCGGATTGTCTCACAGCTATTTTGCTGTCCGTTCCGGCTGGTTCTTTTTCGGCACCGAACTGTGGACGCCGATGTTGACGGTGATGGCGATTTACACGGTCTGCTATTCACTGTTTGGCGTGTTGTCTGTTCGTTATGACAAACAGCTGATTCGCGAGGCGCTATGA
- a CDS encoding sensor histidine kinase, which produces MIKDYLMERKSWLVFFVFLELFILFVAYLDPTIPFSSALYIVFLTSILFAVFAIIRWKKETAFYQRRQTCHLALDPASSLQAASPFERIVERAMASQMDQWKQELAVCRTALEQERDELLTWIHEMKTPLTAMRLMIERVEEENTKSSLLYEWLRVHLLLDQQLHQRRLPHMENDLYIEHVELKPLLINEIKPLQSWCMQKGIGFDLQLNVRSVLSDAKWLSFIIRQIMTNAVKYSESCDIIVKSFLENGHIHLQIQDFSRGIDPKDLPRIFDKGFTSTTEHENKAATGMGLYLAKKAAQPLLLDFHVESSPGRGTVFTIVFPKENELIRMHGM; this is translated from the coding sequence ATGATCAAAGACTACTTGATGGAACGAAAAAGCTGGCTTGTCTTCTTTGTGTTCCTGGAGCTGTTCATTCTGTTTGTCGCTTATCTTGATCCGACGATTCCCTTTTCCTCCGCTCTTTATATCGTCTTTTTAACATCCATCCTCTTTGCCGTCTTTGCCATCATCCGTTGGAAAAAAGAAACGGCATTTTATCAACGGCGGCAAACGTGCCATCTTGCCTTGGACCCCGCTTCCAGCCTGCAGGCGGCAAGTCCGTTCGAACGCATCGTTGAGCGCGCCATGGCCAGCCAAATGGACCAATGGAAACAGGAACTGGCCGTATGCCGAACAGCGTTGGAACAAGAGAGAGATGAACTGCTGACATGGATTCACGAAATGAAAACGCCGCTGACGGCCATGCGGCTCATGATCGAACGAGTCGAGGAGGAAAACACCAAATCATCGCTCCTGTACGAATGGCTGCGCGTTCATTTGCTGCTTGATCAGCAGCTCCATCAGCGGCGGCTCCCTCACATGGAAAACGATTTATATATTGAACACGTCGAGCTCAAGCCGCTTCTCATCAATGAAATCAAACCGCTGCAGTCATGGTGCATGCAAAAAGGCATCGGCTTTGATCTTCAATTGAACGTCCGCTCGGTGCTCAGCGATGCCAAATGGCTTTCGTTTATCATCCGGCAAATCATGACGAACGCGGTGAAATATAGCGAGTCTTGCGACATTATCGTGAAAAGTTTTCTAGAGAACGGCCATATCCACTTGCAAATTCAAGATTTCAGTCGCGGCATTGATCCGAAGGACTTGCCGCGCATTTTTGACAAAGGCTTCACCTCGACCACCGAACACGAAAATAAAGCGGCGACGGGGATGGGATTGTATTTGGCGAAAAAAGCCGCCCAACCACTTCTGCTTGACTTTCACGTCGAATCTTCACCGGGGCGCGGGACGGTCTTTACCATTGTATTTCCCAAGGAAAATGAGCTGATCCGAATGCACGGCATGTGA
- a CDS encoding response regulator transcription factor — MNILLIEDDATLFQEIKQRLEQWSYNVCGIRDFSRVMEEFSHCQPHLVIIDIQLPKFDGFHWCRQIRAHSNVPILFLSSRDHPTDMVMSMQLGADDYIQKPFHFDVLIAKIQALLRRVSDYNTGPIHLQTWCGATIDYAKSTVTNEQGTVALTKNELLILKHLLNKKNTIVTRTELIEQLWEDERFISDNTLTVNVNRLRKKLDELDLGRFIETKVGQGYMAKEEGIDS; from the coding sequence TTGAACATTTTGCTCATTGAAGACGACGCCACGTTGTTTCAAGAAATCAAACAACGTCTCGAACAATGGTCATACAACGTTTGCGGCATCCGTGATTTCAGCCGGGTGATGGAGGAATTTTCGCACTGCCAGCCACACCTTGTCATCATTGACATCCAGCTGCCGAAATTTGATGGATTTCACTGGTGCCGCCAAATCCGCGCGCATTCGAACGTCCCGATCTTGTTTTTATCGTCGCGCGACCATCCGACCGACATGGTCATGTCCATGCAGCTTGGCGCGGATGATTACATCCAAAAGCCGTTTCATTTTGACGTGCTGATCGCGAAAATTCAGGCGCTGCTCCGCCGCGTGTCCGATTACAATACAGGCCCCATCCACCTGCAAACGTGGTGCGGCGCCACCATCGACTATGCCAAGAGCACGGTCACCAATGAACAAGGAACGGTGGCGTTGACGAAAAACGAACTGTTGATTTTAAAACATCTGTTGAACAAGAAAAACACGATTGTGACGCGGACAGAACTGATCGAGCAGCTGTGGGAAGACGAACGGTTTATCAGCGACAACACGCTGACTGTCAATGTCAACCGGCTGCGGAAAAAGCTTGACGAACTGGACTTGGGCCGTTTCATCGAAACGAAAGTCGGACAAGGCTATATGGCAAAGGAAGAGGGGATCGACTCATGA
- a CDS encoding glycoside hydrolase family 1 protein, which translates to MPSQRKSIIPDGFLWGGAVTSFQTEGAWNEDGKGLSIVDARPIPEGHSDWKVAVDFYHRYKEDIALFKELGFTAYRTSIAWTRIFPDGEGEPNEAGLAFYDALFDELKANGIEPVITLYHFDLPLALAKKYNGFASRKVVDLFERYARTVFERYRGKVTYWLTFNEQNLVLEQPHLWGAICPDDEDPEAFAHRVCHHVFLAHAKAVKALREIAPEAKIGGMATYLTTYPATCRPEDVLANVQAKELFIDFFFDVFARGAYPGYVAKRLEKKGIRLPLEAGDGELLRTQTVDFLSFSYYQSQIVRHQEQDERIIKGLEPNPHLPKTKWGWAIDPIGLRIALKDVYARYQMPIFITENGIGLEEELNENGTVDDDERIDYMRRHIEQMRLAIEEGIEVIGYLMWGATDLLSSQGEMRKRYGVIFVNRDDRDLRDLKRYKKKSFYWFQRVIRTNGEEL; encoded by the coding sequence GTGCCATCACAGCGCAAATCGATCATCCCCGACGGCTTTTTATGGGGCGGGGCAGTGACGTCGTTCCAAACGGAAGGGGCGTGGAATGAAGATGGAAAAGGGCTATCGATCGTCGATGCGCGCCCGATTCCGGAAGGGCATTCCGATTGGAAAGTGGCGGTCGACTTTTATCATCGCTATAAAGAAGATATCGCCTTGTTTAAAGAGCTTGGCTTCACCGCCTACCGGACGAGCATCGCTTGGACGCGCATTTTTCCGGATGGGGAAGGGGAGCCGAATGAAGCAGGCTTGGCGTTTTATGACGCCTTGTTTGACGAGCTGAAAGCGAACGGCATCGAACCGGTCATTACGCTGTACCATTTCGACTTGCCGCTGGCGTTGGCGAAAAAGTACAACGGCTTCGCTTCGAGGAAAGTTGTCGACTTGTTTGAGCGGTACGCGCGCACGGTATTTGAGCGCTACCGAGGGAAAGTGACCTATTGGCTGACGTTCAACGAACAAAACTTGGTGCTCGAACAACCGCATTTATGGGGGGCGATCTGCCCGGATGATGAAGATCCAGAAGCGTTTGCCCACCGCGTCTGTCATCATGTCTTTCTCGCCCACGCCAAGGCGGTGAAGGCGCTGCGCGAGATCGCTCCGGAGGCGAAGATCGGCGGGATGGCGACGTATTTGACGACATATCCGGCGACATGTCGCCCGGAAGACGTTTTGGCGAACGTGCAGGCGAAAGAGCTGTTCATTGATTTCTTTTTTGATGTGTTCGCCCGCGGCGCCTATCCAGGCTATGTGGCGAAGCGGCTGGAGAAAAAGGGGATCCGCTTGCCGCTTGAGGCAGGCGATGGGGAATTGCTGCGCACGCAGACGGTCGACTTTTTGTCATTCAGCTATTATCAAAGCCAAATCGTCCGCCATCAGGAACAGGATGAGCGGATCATCAAAGGGCTTGAGCCGAATCCCCACTTGCCGAAGACGAAATGGGGCTGGGCGATCGATCCGATCGGCTTGCGGATTGCCTTAAAAGACGTGTACGCCCGCTATCAGATGCCGATTTTCATTACCGAAAACGGCATCGGGCTTGAGGAGGAGCTAAACGAGAACGGCACGGTCGACGATGACGAGCGGATCGACTATATGCGCCGCCATATCGAACAAATGAGGCTGGCGATCGAAGAAGGGATCGAGGTGATCGGCTATTTGATGTGGGGAGCGACCGACTTGTTAAGCTCGCAAGGGGAGATGCGCAAGCGCTACGGCGTCATTTTCGTCAACCGCGATGACCGCGATTTGCGTGATTTGAAGCGTTATAAGAAAAAAAGCTTCTACTGGTTCCAGCGCGTCATTCGGACGAATGGGGAGGAGCTGTAA